In Oceanivirga salmonicida, the following proteins share a genomic window:
- the dapD gene encoding 2,3,4,5-tetrahydropyridine-2,6-dicarboxylate N-acetyltransferase, whose product MTELEKSKEIISFISNSVKKTLTTLITDEEISNNYGLKVIGKDLKFIHGDYELIKKIVDENRLSNYYLECDRRNSAVPLLDIKNINARIEPGAVIRDMVEIGDKAVIMMGAIINIGAKIGARTMIDMGVVMGGRAVVGKDCHIGAGTVLAGVIEPPTANPVVIEDNVVIGANAVVLEGVRVGKGSVVAAGAVVTKDVPSGVVVAGMPAKIIKNVDEKTESKTEIVEELR is encoded by the coding sequence ATGACAGAATTAGAAAAATCAAAAGAAATTATTTCTTTTATATCAAATAGCGTGAAAAAGACTTTAACTACTTTAATAACTGATGAAGAAATATCAAATAATTATGGGTTAAAAGTTATAGGGAAAGATTTGAAATTTATTCATGGAGATTATGAGTTAATAAAAAAAATAGTAGATGAAAATAGGCTTTCTAATTATTATTTAGAATGTGATAGAAGAAATTCAGCAGTTCCTTTATTAGATATAAAAAATATTAATGCTAGAATAGAGCCAGGTGCTGTTATAAGGGATATGGTAGAAATAGGAGATAAGGCAGTAATTATGATGGGGGCTATAATAAATATAGGAGCTAAAATTGGTGCTAGAACTATGATAGATATGGGTGTTGTAATGGGTGGTCGTGCTGTTGTAGGTAAAGATTGCCACATAGGAGCAGGAACTGTACTAGCAGGTGTTATAGAGCCACCAACAGCAAACCCTGTAGTTATAGAAGATAATGTTGTTATAGGGGCTAATGCTGTGGTCTTAGAAGGAGTTAGAGTAGGTAAAGGTTCAGTTGTAGCAGCAGGAGCAGTAGTAACAAAAGACGTACCTAGTGGAGTAGTAGTAGCAGGAATGCCAGCTAAGATAATAAAAAATGTAGATGAAAAGACTGAAAGTAAAACAGAAATAGTAGAAGAACTTAGATAA
- the mglB gene encoding galactose/glucose ABC transporter substrate-binding protein MglB, with translation MKKFLMSVVALSLLVFSCGEKQEKASEDGAMKSKIGVTIYKFDDNFMATFRDDLEAFAKEKSNVELFLNDSQNQQGIQNDQVDALIAKGVNVLAINLVDPSAGQTIVDKAKKANIPIVLFNKDPGLKVLQSYDKAYYVGNNPEESGVFQAEILVKNWKANPELDKNGDGIIQYAMLKGEPGHPDAEARTEYSIKTIEEKGIKTDKVFEDTGLWDAALAKDKVDAWLSSPNGSKIEVILANNDGMALGALQATKAHNVVLPIYGVDALQEAILLIESGELSGTVLNDGKNQAKAVLDLATNLAAGKDPLEGTNWKLVDKSVRVPYVGVDKENYKEFKK, from the coding sequence ATGAAGAAATTTTTAATGTCAGTAGTGGCATTATCACTACTAGTGTTTTCTTGTGGAGAGAAACAAGAAAAAGCATCAGAAGATGGTGCAATGAAGTCAAAAATAGGTGTTACTATCTATAAATTTGATGACAACTTTATGGCAACATTTAGAGATGATTTAGAAGCATTTGCAAAAGAAAAATCAAATGTTGAATTATTCTTAAATGATTCACAAAATCAACAAGGTATACAAAATGACCAAGTTGATGCTTTAATAGCAAAAGGTGTTAATGTATTAGCAATAAACTTAGTTGACCCATCAGCTGGGCAAACAATAGTTGACAAGGCAAAAAAAGCAAATATACCTATTGTTTTATTTAATAAAGATCCAGGATTAAAAGTTTTACAAAGTTATGATAAGGCTTATTATGTAGGGAATAACCCAGAAGAATCAGGAGTATTCCAAGCTGAAATACTTGTTAAAAACTGGAAAGCAAACCCTGAATTAGATAAAAATGGTGATGGAATAATACAATATGCTATGCTTAAAGGAGAACCAGGACACCCAGATGCAGAAGCAAGAACAGAATATTCTATTAAAACTATTGAAGAAAAAGGTATAAAAACTGATAAAGTATTTGAAGATACAGGATTATGGGACGCAGCACTTGCGAAAGATAAAGTTGACGCATGGTTATCTTCTCCAAATGGAAGTAAAATTGAAGTTATTTTAGCAAATAATGATGGTATGGCATTAGGTGCTTTACAAGCAACTAAAGCTCATAACGTAGTTTTACCTATATATGGTGTTGATGCATTGCAAGAAGCAATATTATTAATTGAATCTGGAGAACTTTCTGGAACTGTTTTAAATGACGGTAAAAATCAAGCCAAAGCAGTATTAGACTTAGCAACTAATCTTGCAGCAGGTAAAGATCCATTAGAAGGAACTAATTGGAAACTTGTTGATAAGTCAGTAAGAGTACCTTATGTAGGTGTTGATAAAGAAAACTATAAAGAATTCAAAAAATAA
- the mglA gene encoding galactose/methyl galactoside ABC transporter ATP-binding protein MglA → MAEYVLEMENISKEFPGVKALDGVQLKIKPGSVHALMGENGAGKSTLMKCLFGIYIKDTGTIKLEGSEVSFKNSKDALENGVSMVHQELNQVIQRNVMDNIWLGRYPIKNGLVDEKKMYKDTLEIFKNLDIKIDPRIKVSKLSVSQMQMLEIAKAVSYDSKVLILDEPTSSLTENEVQHLFRIVKKLQKQGIGVVYISHKMEEIKEICDEVTILRDGQWITTKSVSELSTDDIINLMVGRELTNRFPKKENEPKDIILEIKNLNSKFVKDINFNLKKGEILGIAGLVGAKRTELVETIFGVLPKETGEIILHGKTINISEPKDAIKNRISLITEDRRKTGIFSMLNIKFNSILANVKAYRNKFWLLDDKRIDAETKWVIDSMKVKTPSQKTNIGNLSGGNQQKVIIGRWLLTNPEVLLMDEPTRGIDVGAKYEIYQLMINLAKNNKGVIMISSEMPELLGITDRILVMSNGRVAGIVDTNSTNQEEILKLTAKYL, encoded by the coding sequence ATGGCAGAATATGTATTAGAAATGGAAAATATTTCAAAAGAATTTCCAGGAGTTAAAGCATTAGATGGTGTACAATTAAAAATTAAACCTGGTAGTGTTCATGCACTTATGGGTGAAAATGGTGCAGGTAAATCTACTCTTATGAAATGTTTATTTGGTATATACATTAAAGATACTGGAACTATTAAATTAGAAGGTAGTGAAGTAAGTTTTAAAAATTCAAAAGATGCATTAGAAAATGGAGTTTCTATGGTTCATCAAGAATTAAATCAAGTTATCCAAAGAAATGTAATGGACAATATATGGTTAGGAAGATATCCTATAAAAAATGGTTTAGTAGATGAAAAGAAAATGTATAAAGATACACTAGAAATTTTTAAGAATTTAGATATAAAGATAGATCCTAGAATAAAGGTAAGTAAATTAAGTGTTTCTCAAATGCAAATGTTAGAAATAGCAAAGGCTGTTTCATATGATTCAAAAGTTTTAATTTTAGATGAACCAACTTCATCACTAACAGAAAATGAAGTGCAACATTTATTTAGAATAGTAAAGAAATTGCAAAAACAAGGAATAGGTGTAGTATATATTTCACATAAAATGGAAGAAATAAAGGAAATTTGTGATGAAGTAACTATACTAAGAGATGGACAATGGATTACAACAAAATCAGTGTCTGAGTTATCAACTGATGATATAATAAATTTAATGGTTGGTCGTGAATTAACTAATAGATTTCCTAAAAAAGAAAATGAACCAAAAGATATAATATTAGAAATTAAAAATTTAAATTCAAAATTTGTAAAAGATATTAATTTTAATCTTAAAAAAGGAGAAATTTTAGGAATTGCAGGTTTAGTTGGTGCTAAAAGAACAGAATTAGTTGAAACTATATTCGGAGTATTACCAAAAGAAACAGGTGAAATTATATTACATGGAAAAACTATAAATATATCAGAACCAAAAGATGCTATTAAAAACAGAATTTCTTTAATAACAGAAGATAGAAGAAAAACAGGAATATTTTCAATGTTAAATATTAAATTTAATTCTATACTTGCAAATGTTAAGGCATATAGAAATAAGTTTTGGTTATTAGATGATAAAAGAATAGATGCAGAAACTAAATGGGTAATAGACAGTATGAAAGTTAAAACACCATCACAAAAAACTAATATAGGTAATCTTTCTGGTGGAAATCAACAAAAAGTAATAATAGGTAGATGGTTATTAACTAATCCAGAAGTATTATTAATGGATGAGCCTACAAGGGGTATAGACGTTGGTGCAAAATATGAAATATATCAACTGATGATAAACCTAGCAAAAAATAATAAGGGTGTAATAATGATATCATCTGAAATGCCAGAATTATTGGGTATTACTGATAGAATATTAGTAATGAGTAATGGTAGAGTTGCAGGTATTGTTGATACTAACTCAACTAATCAAGAAGAAATTTTGAAATTAACAGCGAAGTATTTATAG
- a CDS encoding patatin-like phospholipase family protein, producing the protein MLKILSLDGGGLRGLYQIQVLKKIEKELGNLNDYFDIIIGTSVGSMLACFIRLGYDVNTIEKQYLENLRKTFTIAEIYENNFNSLKEILKKENQKVIGIEIKDGINIFKTNNKTGEKYKAHMRETLINKKINKPFYTISINISDREPKIFRVDENSSTKDIVDAIASSTALPGLFKPHEINGKFYSDGGVLYNDPSLVALSIALKIEKDASKIKILSIGTLDEINSSQNIFDTKYLKNKMLDYLTKENNFLKYIKNKSNDIDFINFVGLGSLGSYAHNYTSSFFDATNKGHREILNTIFNLFNANDNYLRINHKVTNKSLATQYLYEYTKLVFDDKELIDKIKKWV; encoded by the coding sequence ATGTTAAAAATTTTAAGCCTAGATGGTGGGGGTCTAAGAGGTCTTTACCAAATACAAGTATTAAAAAAAATTGAAAAAGAATTAGGTAATTTAAATGATTATTTTGACATAATAATAGGAACAAGTGTAGGTTCTATGTTAGCTTGTTTTATTAGACTAGGTTATGACGTAAATACAATAGAAAAACAATATCTTGAAAATCTTAGAAAAACTTTTACTATAGCCGAAATATATGAAAATAATTTTAATAGCCTAAAAGAAATTTTAAAAAAAGAAAACCAAAAAGTTATAGGTATAGAAATTAAAGATGGAATAAATATTTTTAAAACGAATAATAAAACAGGTGAAAAATATAAGGCACATATGAGAGAAACACTTATTAATAAAAAAATAAATAAGCCTTTTTACACTATAAGTATTAATATTTCAGATAGAGAACCTAAAATATTTAGAGTAGATGAAAATAGTTCTACAAAAGATATTGTTGATGCCATAGCTTCATCAACTGCATTACCTGGACTATTTAAACCACACGAAATAAATGGTAAATTTTATTCTGATGGTGGTGTACTATATAACGACCCATCATTAGTAGCTTTAAGTATAGCATTAAAAATAGAAAAAGATGCTAGCAAAATAAAAATACTTTCTATTGGTACACTAGATGAAATAAATTCAAGCCAAAATATTTTTGACACTAAGTATTTGAAAAATAAGATGCTTGATTATTTAACTAAAGAAAATAATTTTTTGAAATATATTAAAAATAAATCAAACGATATAGATTTTATTAACTTTGTAGGACTTGGAAGTTTAGGGTCTTATGCACATAATTATACTTCATCATTTTTTGATGCCACTAATAAAGGGCATAGAGAAATATTAAATACTATCTTTAATTTATTCAATGCCAACGATAATTATCTTAGAATAAATCACAAAGTAACTAACAAGTCATTAGCCACACAGTACCTATATGAATACACAAAACTAGTATTTGATGATAAAGAATTAATAGATAAAATAAAAAAATGGGTTTAA
- a CDS encoding aldose epimerase family protein has protein sequence MKITSHDLGNKIKKFILKKDNNFEVHILNLGAVIQKIVYNGQNMVLSYSDYNCYYNNSSYMGALIGRTSGRIENAKFNLNNKEYKLDSNNGTNNLHGGLNGLNNKIFDYEILDDKLVLSYYDQNPLFPAKVLVKAIYSLSNETNALNVEYIAKSDDDTYINLTNHSYFNLSGINTTILNHKLTINADYYWELKDNMIPKTKKKVDNTIFDFRKGKLIGENLGEKNSQFDITYYYDHPFELNKKKDYDIMLEDSETGISMKIKTNQKYVVMYAGNFLHLVKNVDGLNENPRHLGVALEPQNLPNGINIDDKYYEITTKDNEYYESIVYTFEGGQS, from the coding sequence ATGAAAATAACAAGCCATGATTTAGGAAATAAAATTAAAAAATTCATTTTAAAAAAAGATAATAATTTTGAAGTGCATATACTAAATTTAGGAGCAGTTATACAAAAAATAGTTTATAATGGTCAGAATATGGTTTTATCATATTCTGACTATAATTGCTATTATAATAACAGTTCATATATGGGAGCATTAATAGGTAGAACTTCTGGTAGAATAGAAAATGCAAAATTTAATTTAAATAATAAAGAGTATAAGTTAGATAGTAATAATGGAACTAATAATTTACATGGTGGACTTAATGGTTTAAATAATAAAATATTTGATTATGAAATATTAGATGATAAATTAGTATTGTCATATTATGACCAAAATCCTTTATTTCCTGCCAAAGTATTGGTTAAAGCTATATATTCATTATCAAATGAGACAAATGCTTTAAATGTAGAATATATAGCAAAATCAGATGATGATACATATATAAATTTAACTAATCACAGTTATTTTAATTTGTCTGGAATAAATACTACAATATTAAATCATAAACTTACAATAAATGCAGATTACTATTGGGAATTAAAAGATAATATGATACCAAAAACTAAAAAAAAGGTAGATAACACTATATTTGATTTTAGAAAAGGAAAATTAATAGGAGAAAATTTAGGAGAAAAAAATTCTCAATTTGACATAACTTACTATTATGACCATCCTTTTGAATTAAATAAGAAAAAAGATTATGATATAATGCTAGAAGACAGTGAAACAGGTATTAGTATGAAAATAAAGACTAATCAAAAATATGTAGTAATGTATGCAGGTAATTTTTTGCATCTAGTTAAAAATGTAGATGGTCTTAATGAAAACCCAAGACATTTAGGTGTTGCATTAGAGCCACAAAATTTACCTAATGGAATAAATATTGATGATAAATATTATGAAATTACAACAAAAGATAATGAGTATTATGAGAGTATAGTTTATACTTTTGAAGGGGGTCAAAGCTAA
- the galE gene encoding UDP-glucose 4-epimerase GalE has product MKNVLVIGGAGYIGSHTVKMLKEQKEFNPIIYDNLSKGHKEVADILGVKFIKGDLGDREHLKQVFEQEKIDVVMHFAAFIEVGESVIDPGKYYENNVGKVINLLNQMVESNIKHFVFSSTAATFGEPKKDKINELHPQKPINPYGMSKLMVEHILKDFDRAYGLKSVILRYFNAAGADMNAMIGESHNPETHLMPIIMQAAKGVRENIKIFGTDYNTFDGTCIRDYIHVYDLALAHILSMQVMLKDDKSLDYNLGNGTGYSVKQIIDTVKNITGVDFKIVEADKRAGDPAVLIADPTKLLSELDYKAKYSLDDIVMSAWKWEQNKKY; this is encoded by the coding sequence ATGAAAAATGTGTTGGTTATTGGTGGAGCAGGTTATATAGGTTCACATACAGTCAAAATGTTAAAAGAGCAAAAAGAATTTAATCCAATAATTTATGACAATTTATCAAAGGGTCATAAAGAAGTTGCTGATATTTTAGGAGTTAAATTTATTAAAGGAGACTTAGGAGATAGAGAGCATTTAAAACAAGTTTTTGAACAAGAAAAAATAGACGTAGTAATGCATTTTGCTGCATTTATTGAAGTTGGAGAATCAGTAATAGATCCAGGTAAATATTATGAAAATAATGTAGGAAAAGTAATAAATTTACTTAATCAAATGGTAGAATCTAATATTAAACATTTTGTATTTAGTTCAACAGCTGCTACATTTGGAGAACCTAAAAAAGATAAAATTAATGAATTGCATCCACAAAAACCAATAAATCCTTATGGTATGTCTAAACTTATGGTAGAACATATATTAAAAGATTTTGATAGGGCATACGGATTAAAAAGTGTAATTCTAAGATACTTTAATGCAGCAGGAGCAGATATGAATGCTATGATAGGAGAAAGTCATAATCCTGAAACGCATTTAATGCCTATAATAATGCAAGCTGCAAAAGGTGTCAGAGAAAATATAAAGATATTTGGTACAGACTATAATACATTTGATGGAACATGCATTAGAGATTACATACATGTTTATGATTTAGCCCTAGCACATATATTAAGTATGCAAGTTATGTTAAAAGATGATAAATCACTGGACTATAATCTAGGTAATGGTACAGGTTATTCAGTAAAGCAAATAATAGACACAGTTAAAAATATAACAGGAGTAGATTTTAAAATTGTTGAAGCAGATAAAAGAGCGGGAGATCCAGCAGTTTTAATTGCAGACCCAACTAAATTACTTAGTGAGTTAGACTATAAAGCAAAATATAGTTTAGATGATATAGTAATGTCTGCATGGAAATGGGAGCAAAATAAGAAATATTAA
- the mglC gene encoding galactose/methyl galactoside ABC transporter permease MglC — translation MDKSKIKNTLLDTGLYIVLLFLIIGIIIKDPSFVKLINLKNILMQSSVRMILALGVAGIIVTQGTDLSAGRQVGLSAVISASLLQKAGVSTKVFTSLDTTPNPLLVLLLVMFIGALVGLFNGIIVAKLNVVPFVTTMGTMTIVYGLNSLYYEYIGNKPVASFDDSYSNIVGFIRLGGMEIPKIIIYAIIAVFLMWVLWNKTVFGKNLFAVGGNPEAATVSGVNVLVTLVLIYMLSGIMYATGGFLEAARVGSVTNNMGFMYEMDAIGSCVIGGVSFSGGVGKISGVVLGVIIFTVINYGLSYIGVNPYWQYIIKGLIIIFAVAIDMLKYKKGR, via the coding sequence ATGGACAAAAGTAAAATAAAGAATACTTTATTAGACACAGGACTATATATAGTATTATTGTTTCTAATAATAGGGATAATAATTAAAGATCCATCATTTGTAAAATTAATTAATTTAAAAAATATATTAATGCAATCATCAGTTAGAATGATATTGGCATTAGGTGTTGCTGGGATTATAGTTACACAAGGAACTGATTTATCTGCAGGTAGACAAGTAGGATTATCAGCAGTTATATCTGCTTCATTATTACAAAAAGCAGGAGTTAGTACAAAGGTATTTACTAGTTTAGATACAACACCTAACCCTTTATTAGTCCTATTATTAGTTATGTTTATAGGTGCATTAGTAGGATTATTTAATGGTATAATAGTTGCTAAATTAAATGTAGTACCATTTGTTACTACTATGGGAACTATGACTATAGTATATGGATTAAATTCACTGTATTATGAATATATAGGGAATAAGCCAGTTGCAAGTTTTGATGACTCATACAGTAATATAGTTGGCTTTATAAGACTAGGTGGTATGGAAATACCCAAAATAATAATATATGCTATAATAGCGGTATTTTTAATGTGGGTATTATGGAATAAAACTGTATTTGGTAAAAATCTATTTGCAGTTGGTGGTAATCCAGAAGCAGCTACAGTATCAGGAGTTAATGTATTAGTAACATTAGTATTAATATATATGTTATCAGGTATAATGTATGCAACAGGTGGTTTTTTAGAAGCAGCCCGTGTTGGTTCTGTTACAAATAACATGGGATTCATGTATGAAATGGATGCAATAGGATCTTGTGTTATAGGTGGAGTATCATTTAGTGGTGGAGTTGGTAAAATTTCAGGAGTAGTTCTTGGGGTTATAATCTTCACAGTTATTAACTATGGTTTATCATATATAGGAGTTAATCCATATTGGCAATATATAATTAAAGGGTTAATAATAATATTTGCAGTAGCAATAGATATGTTAAAGTATAAAAAAGGTAGATAA
- a CDS encoding ROK family transcriptional regulator, with protein sequence MRKNIVKLNENEYKILDLILKNNEITSLELAKNLNVSPAAISKILKKLRKEEYIFEKEEVKNIGKGRPRKIMSIKNDIKMILGVNFGADFIDISVGKLDGSIIETKRKKFFMKKKDSLVDLLLTELDSYFEKYDKNDIVGIGLALNGIIDSENRNVIFSPYFKWSNFKIGELVEERYNIPTMIDNDVRAMLNAEILFGKAKKMGNIFYLYMKNGIGSSMLIDGKIYKGSNNQAGEIGHFIINKNSNFACKCGKVGCIETEFSENSIKLMVHTEYEKLGQYIVQEDINIVDIYENAKKGNEVLAKIVSNISYKVGETVGNVMNVLDIKDIIVSGDIVHSGEIFKVNFEKGIKSSLTENFCSKINLHLTELGDNAEKYGALSLVMNNLFANLKLIK encoded by the coding sequence ATGAGAAAGAACATTGTAAAATTAAATGAAAATGAGTATAAGATACTAGACTTAATTCTTAAAAATAATGAAATAACTTCGTTAGAATTAGCAAAAAATCTTAATGTTTCACCAGCAGCAATATCAAAAATACTTAAAAAGTTAAGAAAAGAAGAGTATATATTTGAAAAAGAAGAAGTGAAAAATATAGGTAAAGGAAGACCTAGAAAAATTATGAGCATTAAAAATGATATCAAAATGATTTTAGGTGTGAATTTTGGTGCTGATTTTATAGATATATCTGTAGGTAAGTTAGATGGAAGTATAATAGAAACAAAAAGAAAAAAGTTTTTTATGAAAAAAAAAGATAGTTTAGTTGATTTATTACTAACTGAATTAGATTCTTATTTTGAAAAATACGATAAAAACGACATAGTAGGAATAGGTTTAGCCTTAAACGGAATAATAGATTCAGAAAATAGGAATGTTATATTCTCACCATATTTTAAATGGTCAAATTTTAAAATTGGAGAATTAGTTGAAGAAAGATATAATATACCAACTATGATAGATAATGACGTAAGAGCAATGCTTAATGCAGAAATCCTATTTGGAAAAGCCAAAAAAATGGGTAATATATTTTATCTATATATGAAAAATGGTATAGGTTCTTCAATGCTAATAGATGGTAAAATATATAAAGGTTCTAATAATCAAGCAGGAGAAATAGGACACTTTATTATTAATAAAAATTCTAATTTTGCATGTAAGTGTGGTAAAGTTGGTTGTATTGAGACAGAATTTTCTGAAAATTCGATAAAATTAATGGTACATACAGAGTATGAGAAATTAGGTCAGTACATAGTACAAGAAGATATTAATATAGTTGATATATATGAAAATGCCAAAAAAGGTAATGAAGTATTAGCTAAAATTGTTTCAAATATCTCATATAAAGTGGGAGAAACAGTAGGTAATGTAATGAATGTGTTAGATATTAAAGATATAATAGTGTCTGGAGATATAGTACATTCAGGGGAAATATTTAAAGTAAATTTTGAGAAAGGAATTAAATCTTCTTTGACAGAGAATTTTTGTTCTAAGATTAATTTACATTTAACAGAATTAGGTGATAATGCAGAAAAATATGGAGCATTATCATTAGTAATGAATAATTTATTCGCAAATTTAAAATTGATTAAATAA